From Elephas maximus indicus isolate mEleMax1 chromosome 1, mEleMax1 primary haplotype, whole genome shotgun sequence, a single genomic window includes:
- the LOC126063057 gene encoding olfactory receptor 2H2-like: MGLRLLSKPKSYFRTILQRVIAPETMITICNDSHSDFILLGFSDKPYLEQILFWVILIFYCLTTVGNTVIVLVSLKDTKLHIPMYFFLSNLSLVDLCFTSSCVPQMLVNLWGPEKTISYTGCAIQIYVFLWLGTTECVLLVVMAVDRFVAVCHPLQYTTIMYPKLCLQLSILAWGTGLVQSLIQSSATLQLPFCSHRRVDDIVCEVPALIQLSSADTTYNEIQVSIASIILLVVPLIIILFSYGAFGKAVLKIKSTAGQKKAFGTCTSHLLVVSLFYGTVTAVYFQPKNHYAPEHGKFLTLFYTTVTPTLNPLIYALRNKEVKGALIRLGRRT, from the coding sequence atgGGACTTAGGCTGTTGAGCAAGCCTAAGTCATACTTTCGAACCATTCTCCAAAGAGTCATTGCTCCAGAAACTATGATCACAATTTGCAATGACAGCCACAGTGATTTCATCCTCCTGGGATTCTCTGACAAGCCATATTTAGAGCAGATACTTTTTTGGGtcattctgatattttattgcttGACAACTGTAGGAAATACGGTCATAGTTCTTGTCTCCTTGAAGGATACAAAACTCCACATTcctatgtatttctttctttccaaccttTCCTTGGTAGATCTCTGTTTCACAAGCAGCTGTGTTCCACAGATGTTGGTTAATCTCTGGGGTCCAGAGAAGACCATAAGCTACACTGGCTGTGCCATTCAAATCTATGTCTTCTTATGGCTTGGGACCACTGAATGTGTCCTTCTTGTGGTCATGGCTGTGGATCGCTTTGTGGCAGTATGTCATCCACTGCAATATACCACTATCATGTACCCGAAACTCTGCCTGCAGCTCTCCATTCTGGCATGGGGGACTGGTCTGGTTCAGTCTCTGATCCAGTCCTCTGCCACCCTTCAGTTACCCTTCTGTTCCCACCGGAGAGTGGATGACATTGTGTGTGAAGTCCCAGCCCTGATTCAGCTCTCCAGTGCAGACACCACCTACAATGAAATTCAGGTGTCCATAGCCAGTATTATTCTCCTAGTGGTGCCTTTGATCATTATCCTTTTCTCTTATGGTGCTTTTGGTAAGGCTGTGCTGAAGATAAAGTCAACTGCAGGGCAGAAGAAAGCATTTGGCACCTGTACTTCTCACCTTCTTGTGGTTTCCCTCTTCTATGGCACTGTCACAGCCGTCTACTTTCAACCCAAGAATCATTATGCTCCTGAACATGGCAAGTTTCTCACCCTTTTTTACACCACAGTAACCCCTACTCTTAACCCCCTTATCTACGCTTtaagaaacaaagaagtaaagggGGCACTAATAAGATTAGGGAGGAGGACCTGA